One region of Wyeomyia smithii strain HCP4-BCI-WySm-NY-G18 chromosome 3, ASM2978416v1, whole genome shotgun sequence genomic DNA includes:
- the LOC129726782 gene encoding DDB1- and CUL4-associated factor 6-like, with product MDKDMTRFDREAATNLIERNAVMLEEAKDTITAPASFMIRMLACIHSLRNRRSATQAAAAGNDSESDNAPREGNNNNDDMTAATYPRTDSSSDGRSPKHYLQF from the exons ATGGATAAAGATATGACTCGTTTCGATCGGGAGGCAGCCACCAAT ctcATAGAACGCAACGCAGTGATGCTGGAAGAAGCCAAGGACACCATTACGGCGCCGGCCTCGTTTATGATACGAATGCTGGCGTGTATTCATTCGCTACGGAATCGCCGCAGTGCGACCCAAGCCGCTGCGGCAGGCAATGATAGTGAAAGTGATAATGCCCCACGGGAGGGCAACAATAACAATGACGATATGACGGCGGCGACCTATCCCAGAACCGACTCGTCGTCCGACGGTAGATCGCCGAAACACTATCTTCAGTTTTAG